TGACGGTGAGAAAGAAAAGCCGGAAAAGAAGAAAAAAGGATTTATGGATAAAGTAAAAGAAGCCTTTGATGATTAAGTTCATCAGGGGCTTCTTCCCGTTTATATAAATGTAAATTATGCGGTCTGACGTCTCATACGGCCTGCAATGAGGGCGAGACTTAAGAATGCGAGGGCGAAGAGAAGCTGTATGCCGTAGCAGGTGTACAGGGTGTGAATCTGTGTTCCACTGAATGTGTTGTGGCTTTTCAGCAGGTTATTTGCAACTTCGTACCAGTAGACCGGAAGAAACTGGGCAATTTTCTGTACACTTTTTCCGAGGATATCCATACTGACGAAGACTCCGCACAGGAAGGACATTCCAAGGCTGACCACATTGACGACTGCACTGATCAGTTGTTCTTTGTCTGTAAATGTGGAGACAAAGAATGCCAGGCTTAGTGCAGACAGAGACATCATAAAACTGTTGGTCAGATAGTATGTAAGGTTTGTGTCTGCCAGAAATGTTTTTCCATACAATATGATTGGAAGCAGTGTGCATAAAAACCAGACGGCAAGTCCGATGACTGTGCAGCCGAGCGCAAGCTGCAGGTTGTACTTCCGGCTGGAAATGGAAGTACACAGTATTCGTGAGCGGACTTCTGGATTGTTGAATGACATCATGATCGTTATAATGACATAGCATAGAATGGACAGGATAATGTAAGGCATATACTGATACATGTATGCGTGCATCGGAATATTTCCACCATATCCGTTCTGATCCAGCATCGTTACATGAGATTCTTCTGTCATAGCCTCCTTAAGCATTACAGTGGCATCTTCGGCTGAATAACCGGAGGCAAGAAGCATATGCATTTCCTGAACCCATGCATTGACCTGACTGTCTACATAGTAACCACTTGTACTGCCCGGAACTTTTGTGACGGTAAGACTTGCAGTTTTGCTTTTACAGCTTTGAGTGAAATCTTTTGGAATCGTCAATACATAATAAACGTGCCGGTAGAACAGGTTATCCTGAATGGCAGTTTTGGTATCCGGAATATCAATCAGATTGTGCCGGGAAGCCAGATAATCGGTCAGGGCTTCGGACACCGGACTTTTGTCATGGTCAATGACTGCAATGTCGAGTTTTGTCTGTTCAAACATTTTATCGGTATCTGTAAGTTCACTTTTTTGTACAGCAATTGTAATTGTGAGAAAAATGATAATATACATGAAAACATATCCGAGATTTCTTTTTGTAATTGTCAAAAATCCTTTAAATACTGTCATAACGTTCCCTCCTTACTCCTAAGAATGCAATACCAAGGAAAAGAACACTCATGATGAGCAGAGTGATCATACATCTCTGGTATCGTAACGTGTCATTGTAGACACTGATGCAATAGTAAGCATCACTTAAAACAGCCGCCGGATTGATACGGTTCAGAATAGGGGCATTCTGTTCTATTATATCTTTCATATTGCCAAACATCAGACCAGACAAAAAACCGGTCAGTAAAGTTGTGGAGGTACAGATGCCGATTTTTGCTGAAAATGTAAGTTTCCCGATGCAGCCGATCATGAGTCCCAGGCAGATTCCGATGAGGCTTCCCATAAAATTCGTGGCAAGGATAGCCAGATAATTATTCCCCAGGTCAATGTCAAGAATATAGTTCACATAAAAAGTCAGAATCATTACATTTATGAAATGTATAAAAATCAGCACCAACATATCAATAAAAATAAGAAATTGTTTTCGGTAAGGGGTGATACTTCGTCTGGCTCCTAAGGGACTTAAGTTCGCCTGGGTATCACGTACTGCTTCGATACTTAGATATGCACCGGACATACAAGCATAGGCAATCAGGGCGAAGAAATACAATACAGTCGGATTTAATGTTTTTCCACCGACACTTTTTTCCGTGATGAAACTGCCATTCGTCTGCAAGGAAGCAACAGCATCAGTCAGACGCTCCGGATGAGTTCTGGCAATCTCTTTGAACAGATGTGCATTCTGGTTATAAGTATTTAAAAGAGAAGTCAGAATACTTTGGCTGACTCCATTTTTTGTGATTGTAAGAGACGGGATCTCTTTTACATAGTAGATTCCAAGAATCTCATCATTTTCCAGTTTCTTTTTCGCGTCTTTTTCATTCTTTACGTCTTGAATATCTAGAACGCTACCGTTCATGGCGTCAAGGAAATCTGCAAAAAATGTACCGGATGACTTCGTTTCAAGCTTATTGATAACAGCAACGGGTACCGGATCCCAGTCGGAGTCTCCGGTGGCAGATATGCCGATATTTCCAAAGGAAATGTAGAACAGTGTGCCGAGAATCATTGGGAATGCAAGTGCCCAGAACATCATAGGCCGATTCCTTGTAATCTGTAGAAAACGATATTTTATTAAATGACACATAAAAATTCCTCCTTAGTCCCGAAGTTCTTTTCCCGTGATTTCCAAGAAGACATCGTTGAGTGTTGGAAGTTCTGAAAATACGCGCCCGAAAGAAATGTTGTGATCACCCAGGTATTTTAAGAGGCTGATCAGATTGTGTTTTCCTCCACTTAGGCGGATTTTTAATACCTGTTCTTCATAGGTCAGTTCAAATACATTTGGCATCGTACGGATTTCAGAGAGTGTTTCCGGATTTAGGTTTATAGCTTCGATGGTGATCGTCTCACCGGTTTTGATCATATTTTTCAGCTCTTCACATGTTCCGGTCGCAAGTACATGGCCATGATCAATGATTGCAATACGGCTGCAGATCTGTTCAACTTCTTCCATATAATGGGAAGTATAAATGATTGTAGATCCCTGACGGTTCAGTTCTAAGATTCCTTCCAGGATCCGGTTCCGGCTCTGTGGATCGACAGCTACCGTTGGTTCGTCCATGATGATAAGCTTTGGCTTGTGGGCAATACCGCAGGCAATGTTGAGTCTTCTAAGAAGACCGCCGGACAATTTTCCGGGACGTTTTTTTGCATATTCCGTAAGTCCCACAAAATCCAGTGCTTCGTCCACCAGCTTTTTACGCTTTTGTTTGTCAGTTACATACAGACCACAGAAATAGTCTACATTTTCACGGACACTCATCTGAGGAAACACAGCCACATTTTGCATGACAACACCGATCTCTTTTTTGATATCGTAACTGTCCGGGGTCATGTTTTTGCCAAAAATCTGAATCGTACCTTTGTCATATTTCAATAGCGCCAGCATACAGCCGATCGCGGTGGATTTTCCGGAGCCGTTTGGTCCCAGAAGTCCAAAAATCTCCCCTTCTTTAATGTCCAGGTTCAGGTGATCTAGTGCGATCAGATCACCATATCTTTTTACAAGATTTTCAATATGGATCATAGGAAATTCCTCCAGTTCTTAGTTTTGAGACTTGCATATTTCTTACTTGTAATTATAAATGTCTTATGCTTATAATGTTAGTGGCAGACGTCATAAAACGATGTGACAAATGTCATGTTTTGCTTTTTAGAAAAGTTAGGAGAGAACAAATATGAGAAGAATGACAGGGCAGCTTCTGTTAATTTTATATAGTTTTCTTTTTTTGTTGCTTTCGCCGGCTGACCTGAATTTTGTGGTGGGCTTTCTGGTGTCATTGATCTGTATTGGCATGCAGATGTTCTTAAAAGATGACTGGGAAAGGTATGTTCTGTTAATATGTATTTTAGCCGGAAGTTGGTACTGTGTGGGAATCTGTGAATTCCTGCCGGTTCTTTTTTATGGATTCTGGACGAAAGAGAACCGGGGTATCATGATACTCGCTGTGGCAGGAGGGATATTTACCGGTGCGTCAGGGAATGTGAATCTAAGTCATGGACAAATGTATTTTTTGATAGTTGGAATTTTACTGTCGCTTGTGTTGAAGTTAAAAGAAGAGGCTTATGAGGAGTTGGAACAGGAATACCGGAAAACCCGTGATGACAGTAAGGAAAGGAATCTGCTTTTACAGGAAAAGAATCGCAGCCTGATTGAGAAGCAGGACTATGAAATATATACGGCAACACTTCAGGAGCGAAATCGCATTGCAAGAGAAATTCATGACAATGTGGGACATTTGCTTTCAAGATGCATCCTTATAGTGGGCGCAATGAAGATTGTAAATGAAGACGAAAAACTGTCCTCTTCCATTGAACAATTGGAGGAGTCGTTGAATACAGCCATGACCAGTGTGCGGGAGAGTGTCCACGACCTTCATGATGATTCTGTGAATCTGAGAGAAGTGACAGAAGAACTGGTGGGGGAGTTTACATTTTGCCCGGTAGATTTATCTTATGATATGGGATATGATGTTCCAAGAGAGATTAAATACGGCTTTATCGCAATTGTAAAAGAGGCACTTCACAATATTGTAAGGCACAGTGATGCAAGTAAAGTGAAGATAGTCATGCGGGAGCACCCAGCGCTTTATCAGCTGATCGTGGAGGATAATGGGACTGTGAAAGAACCAATACAAAGTGGCGGAGTAAAAGCTGTATCCAGAGAATATCAGTCTGGACAGGGTATGGGACTTCGCAATATGAGCGACCGCGTCCGGATGCTTGGAGGCATGATGCAAATTGTAAGAAAAGAGGGATTTCGTATTTTTATTACGATCCCCAAGGAGGTATCTTAAAATGAGAATCGTGATTGCAGATGATGATATGCTTGTATCAGGGGCACTTAGGACGATTCTGGAAAAAGATCAGGATATAGAAGTTCAGGGTATTGCCTCAAATGGGAAGGAAGCTATAGAACTTTACCGGAAATATGAGCCGGATGTGCTGCTGATGGATATCCGCATGAGTCCAATGAGCGGTCTGGAGGCATCGGAAGAGATTTTAAAAGAAAAACCAGAGGCAAAGATATTGCTCCTTACAACATTTTCTGATGACGAGTATATTGTAAAAGCGTTGAAATGTGGTGTGAAAGGATATCTTTTAAAACAGGATTATGCAAGTATTCTGCCGGCAATTCGGGCAGTGTGCACGGGGCAGACGGTGTTCGGAACTCAGATCATATCTAGACTGCCGGAACTTTTAGAGCGAAAGAGTGCTTTTGATTATGCGACTTATGAGATTACAGAAAAAGAACGCGCTGTTATGAAGCTTGTGGCAGACGGAAAGAGCAATAAAGAAATTGCAGGGGAAATGTTTTTAAGCGAGGGAACGATCCGAAATTATATCAGTGGGATTTTGGATAAATTGAATTTAAGAGACCGTACACAGCTTGCAGTTTTTTATCTCAGAAATTGCACATAAAATTATTGGCAGGCGCCAGAATGTGCCAAGGCACATTCTTTGTTCTAAATATCAGAATTGTAGCTGTGGATGAAAAATATAAAAAAGAAGGAGAAATTGATGATGCAGAGTTTTGTACAGTATACCCCGACGAAAGTTGTATTTGGAAAAGACACGCAAAAAGAAGCTGGAAAGCTGGTCAGTGAATTGGGGATAACGAAGGTATTTCTTGTATATGGCGGTGGAAGTGTTATAAGAAGTGGGCTTCTCGATGAAATTAAGAAATCTCTTGATGAAGAACACATTTCTTATGAGGAACTTGGCGGTGTAAAACCGAATCCGCGTCTGTCCTTTGCAAGAAAAGGAGTTGAAAAAGCGATTGCTTTTGGAGCAGAACTGATTCTTGCAGTAGGCGGTGGAAGTGCAATCGATACAGCAAAAGGAATTGCGATAGGTGCTGCAAATCCGGGCACAGATATCTGGGAGTTCTGGAAGAATAAAAAAGAATTAAAGAAGGCACTTCCGGTAGGAACCGTTTTGACAATTTCAGCAGCCGGAAGTGAGATGAGTAATTCTGCGGTACTGACAGATGAAGAGACGCAGGATAAATCTGGAATCGGAAGCGATCTGATTCGTCCAAAATTTGCAATTATGAATCCAAAGCTGACATACACACTTCCGAAATATCAGCTTACTTGCGGAATTGTAGATATTTTTATGCATACAATTGAACGTTATTTCACACCGGTACATGGAAATGAACTGACAGATGAGATTGCAGAAGGACTGATGCGTACATTGATCCGGAATGCAGCAAAGGCATATGAGAATCAAGAAGATTATGATGCCATGAGTGAAATCATGTGGTGCGGAAGTATTTCCCATAATGGAATTACCGGACTTGGAAGACCAAAGGATTTTCTGTGCCATAAGCTGGGACATCAGCTTGGTGCAAAATTTGACGAAGCCCACGGTGCAACATTATCTGCAGTCTGGGGAAGCTGGGCGAGATACGTCTATCATCTGGACGAGGAAAGATTTGCAAATTACGGAAGAAAAGTATGGAACATTGATGAGGAAAATGATGAAAAAACGGCTGTGGCAGCGATTGAGAAAACCGAAGAATTCTTCCGGTCTTTGCATATGCCGACTTGTCTGGGAGATATGAAAATGGGTGTACAGCCGGATGAAGTATTAAAAGAAATGGCTGGCAAGGCGACTGCAGGAGATACCATGAAAGTGGGCGCTTTCCAGAAAATGGGGGAAAAAGAGTTATATGAGATTTATAAAAAGGCAAACCACAGATAATCTAAATATTGACTGGCATGCATTTTACAAAAATGTATTTGCCTTAATTATTCCGATGGCACTCCAGAATCTGATCAACGTCGGAGTGACTGCAGTTGATGTTATGATGCTTGGAAGAGTGGGAGAAAAAGTGTTGTCTGGTTCTTCGCTGGCAGGACAGATCCAGTTTATTATGATGCTGATTTTTTTCGGCATCACATCTGGAGCAACAGTACTGACAGCGCAGTACTGGGGAAAGAAAGATATCAGAACTATTGAGAAGATTCTTGGTATGGGACTTACAATCTCACTTGCAATTGCGGTAATTTTTATGACATTGGCCTTGACTATTCCGGGTCCTTTGATGCGTATTTTTACATCGGATCCGGAAGTAATTGCAGAGGGAGTGAAATACTTACGGATTGTTGGAATATCTTATCTTTTCATAGCGGTAACGCAGGTTTATCTGAATATTATGAGAAGTATTGAACGGGTGATGATTGCTACTTTTGTATATTTTATGTCTTTGGTTGTCAATGCAATTATTAATGCAATTTTGATTTTTGGACTTCTTGGATTTCCGGCACTTGGAATACAAGGAGCTGCAATCGGCACATTATGTGCCAGAATGACAGAGACATTGATCGTGCTTATTTATGCACATTTCATGAATCAGGATGTGAAAATTCGTCCTCGATTTATGATACAGATTGACAGGGTACTTGCAAAAGATTATCTAATCTATGCCATGCCGGTTGTGTTAAATGAAATGATGTGGGGACTTGGAGTTTCTGCGAATACTGCTGTCATCGGTCATCTTGGGAGTGCGGCGGTTGCATCAAATTCAGTTGCACAAGTAGCGAGACAGCTTGCCCAGGTCGTTGTATTTGGAATTGCAAATGCGACAGCCGTCTATCTGGGTAAGACGATCGGGGAGCGTAAATTCGATTATGCGAAGGCTTATGCAAAAAGATTTATTCGGCTGGCACTTATTATGGGCTGTTGTGGTGCATGTGTAATTTTAATCTGTGCTCCGATTGCAAATACATTTCTTGTATTATCGCCTGAGGCAAAAGAATATCTTTATATGATGTTTGGCGTCATGTCTTATTTTGTCATTGCACAGGCAGTCAACACAACATTGGTAGTAGGTGTATTTCGTTCAGGAGGAGATACGAGATTCGGATTAATTTTGGATGTGTCTACGATGTGGGGATTTTCTATATTACTGGGTGCAGTCGCAGCATTTTTCTTACACGCAAGTGTACCGGTCGTTTATATACTTCTGATGAGTGATGAGCTGGTGAAATTACCGCTTACGCTAAAGCGGTACCGCAGTTACAAATGGCTCAAAGATGTCACGAGGAATAACCTGGAAATTTAAAGCTGTGAAAAAGGGAGTAAAAGCAAAGATTAAAGGTAATTCAAGGTTGATAAATTACCTGAAAAGGTAGTACAATAGATTCAGAGCTCAGAAATACAGAGCAGTTTCAGAATAATGAAAGAGAGGTATAGGATTATGAAAGTAATCGCAACAGAAAAAGCACCGGCAGCAATCGGACCATATTCACAGGCATATGTTAATAACGGAGTTCTTTATACATCCGGACAGCTTGGAATTAATCCTGAGACAGGAAATCTTGGCGGAGATACAATCGAAGAGCAGGCTGAGTGGTCTTGCAAGAATGTAGGAGAGATTTTAAAAGCAGCAGGTACAGATTACGAGCATGTACTTAAAACAACATGTTTCCTGTCTGATATTGCTGATTTCGGAGCATTCAATGAAGTTTATGCAAAATATTTCACATCTAAACCGGCAAGAAGCTGTTTTGCAGTGAAAGATCTCCCTAAGGGAGCACTCTGCGAGATCGAAGTAATCGCAGCAGTAGAAGAGTAAAAGAGGCCAGAAAGGAAGTTTTAGTTATGTCAGAGAATCAGAAAGGATGCTCACCATCCGATTGCCAGGGGTGTGCACATGCAGGGACTTGTAATAGTAAACCGCAGGATTTTCATAAACCGGCGAATGCAAAATCACACATTCGTAATGTGATCGCAGTTGTCAGTGGAAAGGGCGGAGTCGGAAAATCGATGGTAACTGCATCATTGGCAAGAATGATGAGAGAACAAGGATTTTCTGTAGGAATTCTGGATGCAGATATTACAGGACCGTCTATTCCGAAGATGTATGGAATCCATGATACAGCAAAAGGAAGCGATGATGGAATCTTTCCGGAGATTGCAAAAGACGGAACAAAGATTATGTCTGTCAACCTGCTTTTACCGAATGAATCGGATCCGGTAATCTGGAGAGCACCGATTATTACAAGTGTTGTGACGCAGTTCTGGACAGATGTTATCTGGGGAGATCTGGATTATCTCTTTGTGGATATGCCACCTGGAACTGGTGATGTTCCACTTACAGTATTCCAGTCACTTCCGGTGAATGGAGCAGTGATCGTAACATCTCCACAGGATCTTGTGCGTATGATTGTAGAGAAAGCTTACAAGATGGTAAGACAGATGAATATTCCAGTGCTCGGAATCGTAGAGAATTACAGTTATCTGACTTGCCCGGATTGTGGAAAGAAGATTTCCGTATTTGGAGAAAGCCATATCGATGAAGTGGCAGCTGAGTTAGGTATTCCGGTTCTTGGTAAGATGCCGATTGATCCGGCTCTTTCTGAGATGGTAGAGAATGAGAAGTTCTATGAAGTTTCGAATGAGTACCTGGCAGATGCAGTAAATAAAATATAAGAAGATTACAAGGAATATTTTGAAAAATATTTGCTGATAAGAGTGCAGAGATGTACTTCATGTAACAATAAAAGAAAGAGTAACCGACTGATATGTGAGAAGAAAGATATCAGTTGGTTATTCTTTTTTTATCCTGGCATCATTAAAATATAAATTGACAAATCGAACAAATGTTCTTATAATAAAAACAGAACAGATGTTTGCACTATGATATTAGGAAAGCAGGAAAGAATATGAAGATACAGAATCCCATGTCTATCTATGAAAAATTAAATATTTTATCGGATGCAGCAAAGTATGATGTGGCGTGTACTTCCAGTGGAACGAAGAGAAAAGGTGATGGTTCCGGAATGGGAAACTGTACACAGTGTGGAATCTGCCACAGTTTTTCTACAGATGGCAGATGTATTTCACTTTTAAAAATTCTGTTTACGAATGAATGCATTTTTGACTGTAAGTACTGCGTGAACAGAAGAAGTAATGATGTAGTGAGGACTTCTTTTACACCTGATGAAGTTTGTACGCTTACAATGGAATTCTATCGGAGAAATTATATTGAAGGACTATTTTTAAGTTCCGGCATTCTGGTAAGTCCGGATTATACGATGGAGTTAATCTGTGCAACACTTTATAAGCTGAGAAAAGAGTGTAATTTTCAGGGATATATTCATGTGAAAGCCATTCCTGGAGCAAGTCAGGAACTGATTCAAAAAGCAGGATTTCTGGCGGACAGAATGAGTGTGAATCTGGAACTTCCGACAGCAGAAGGATTGAAACTATTGGCACCGCATAAATCCAGAAAGAATATCCTCGCACCGATGAGGCTCATCCAAGAAGGGAGGAATGAAAATAGCCGTGAACTGTCATTATACCGTCAGGCACCGAGATTTGTACCGGCAGGGCAGAGTACCCAGATGATTATCGGAGCAACTTTGGAATCGGATTATCAGATTATGAAGGTGACAGAGAGCCTGTATAAGAAGTTTGAACTGAAACGAGTGTTTTATTCTGCATTCGTACATGTGAATGAAGATAAAGCACTTCCGGCAAGGACAGATGACGGACCGCCGCTTCTCCGGGAACATCGGCTTTATCAGGCAGACTGGCTGCTTCGTTATTATCATTTTCGGGCAGATGAATTACTGTCGGAGGAGGAACCTAATTTTAATGTTCTGTTTGATCCGAAGTGTAACTGGGCGCTGAAGCATCTGGAGTATTTTCCTGTGGAGATCAACAGGGCAGACTATGAGATGCTGCTCCGTGTACCGGGTCTTGGATATAAATCAGCAACAAGAATTGTGAAAGCGAGAAGGCTTGGAACGCTGGATTTTGCAGATCTTAAGAAACTTGGAGTGGTACTGAAACGGGCGGTGTATTTTATTACCTGTAATGGGAAGACAATGTATCCGCTCAGGATAGAAGAGGAATCCATAGCCAGAAATCTTCTGGATTCCAGAGAAAAACTGCCACAGGAGGTGAGAAATCTCGGTTACAGACAGCTTTCATTATTTGATGATGTCAGGTTCCGGGAGAATTTCTATGAAAAAGATTTATGTGTGTAATGATACGATCACAGGAATATTTTCTGCAATTTATGATGCATGGAAAGAAGGAAGAGAAGAAAAAGAGTGTGGGATTGCAATAAAGGGAATGTTAGAACAGGAGCTTTTTTGTGAGTACATTTTGGTGGAGGAGAATCTTCACAAGGAACAGG
The sequence above is drawn from the Dorea formicigenerans genome and encodes:
- a CDS encoding iron-containing alcohol dehydrogenase, whose product is MQSFVQYTPTKVVFGKDTQKEAGKLVSELGITKVFLVYGGGSVIRSGLLDEIKKSLDEEHISYEELGGVKPNPRLSFARKGVEKAIAFGAELILAVGGGSAIDTAKGIAIGAANPGTDIWEFWKNKKELKKALPVGTVLTISAAGSEMSNSAVLTDEETQDKSGIGSDLIRPKFAIMNPKLTYTLPKYQLTCGIVDIFMHTIERYFTPVHGNELTDEIAEGLMRTLIRNAAKAYENQEDYDAMSEIMWCGSISHNGITGLGRPKDFLCHKLGHQLGAKFDEAHGATLSAVWGSWARYVYHLDEERFANYGRKVWNIDEENDEKTAVAAIEKTEEFFRSLHMPTCLGDMKMGVQPDEVLKEMAGKATAGDTMKVGAFQKMGEKELYEIYKKANHR
- a CDS encoding Mrp/NBP35 family ATP-binding protein, coding for MSENQKGCSPSDCQGCAHAGTCNSKPQDFHKPANAKSHIRNVIAVVSGKGGVGKSMVTASLARMMREQGFSVGILDADITGPSIPKMYGIHDTAKGSDDGIFPEIAKDGTKIMSVNLLLPNESDPVIWRAPIITSVVTQFWTDVIWGDLDYLFVDMPPGTGDVPLTVFQSLPVNGAVIVTSPQDLVRMIVEKAYKMVRQMNIPVLGIVENYSYLTCPDCGKKISVFGESHIDEVAAELGIPVLGKMPIDPALSEMVENEKFYEVSNEYLADAVNKI
- a CDS encoding ABC transporter permease, with translation MCHLIKYRFLQITRNRPMMFWALAFPMILGTLFYISFGNIGISATGDSDWDPVPVAVINKLETKSSGTFFADFLDAMNGSVLDIQDVKNEKDAKKKLENDEILGIYYVKEIPSLTITKNGVSQSILTSLLNTYNQNAHLFKEIARTHPERLTDAVASLQTNGSFITEKSVGGKTLNPTVLYFFALIAYACMSGAYLSIEAVRDTQANLSPLGARRSITPYRKQFLIFIDMLVLIFIHFINVMILTFYVNYILDIDLGNNYLAILATNFMGSLIGICLGLMIGCIGKLTFSAKIGICTSTTLLTGFLSGLMFGNMKDIIEQNAPILNRINPAAVLSDAYYCISVYNDTLRYQRCMITLLIMSVLFLGIAFLGVRRERYDSI
- a CDS encoding response regulator; protein product: MRIVIADDDMLVSGALRTILEKDQDIEVQGIASNGKEAIELYRKYEPDVLLMDIRMSPMSGLEASEEILKEKPEAKILLLTTFSDDEYIVKALKCGVKGYLLKQDYASILPAIRAVCTGQTVFGTQIISRLPELLERKSAFDYATYEITEKERAVMKLVADGKSNKEIAGEMFLSEGTIRNYISGILDKLNLRDRTQLAVFYLRNCT
- a CDS encoding MATE family efflux transporter; protein product: MRFIKRQTTDNLNIDWHAFYKNVFALIIPMALQNLINVGVTAVDVMMLGRVGEKVLSGSSLAGQIQFIMMLIFFGITSGATVLTAQYWGKKDIRTIEKILGMGLTISLAIAVIFMTLALTIPGPLMRIFTSDPEVIAEGVKYLRIVGISYLFIAVTQVYLNIMRSIERVMIATFVYFMSLVVNAIINAILIFGLLGFPALGIQGAAIGTLCARMTETLIVLIYAHFMNQDVKIRPRFMIQIDRVLAKDYLIYAMPVVLNEMMWGLGVSANTAVIGHLGSAAVASNSVAQVARQLAQVVVFGIANATAVYLGKTIGERKFDYAKAYAKRFIRLALIMGCCGACVILICAPIANTFLVLSPEAKEYLYMMFGVMSYFVIAQAVNTTLVVGVFRSGGDTRFGLILDVSTMWGFSILLGAVAAFFLHASVPVVYILLMSDELVKLPLTLKRYRSYKWLKDVTRNNLEI
- a CDS encoding ABC transporter permease → MTVFKGFLTITKRNLGYVFMYIIIFLTITIAVQKSELTDTDKMFEQTKLDIAVIDHDKSPVSEALTDYLASRHNLIDIPDTKTAIQDNLFYRHVYYVLTIPKDFTQSCKSKTASLTVTKVPGSTSGYYVDSQVNAWVQEMHMLLASGYSAEDATVMLKEAMTEESHVTMLDQNGYGGNIPMHAYMYQYMPYIILSILCYVIITIMMSFNNPEVRSRILCTSISSRKYNLQLALGCTVIGLAVWFLCTLLPIILYGKTFLADTNLTYYLTNSFMMSLSALSLAFFVSTFTDKEQLISAVVNVVSLGMSFLCGVFVSMDILGKSVQKIAQFLPVYWYEVANNLLKSHNTFSGTQIHTLYTCYGIQLLFALAFLSLALIAGRMRRQTA
- a CDS encoding putative DNA modification/repair radical SAM protein; protein product: MKIQNPMSIYEKLNILSDAAKYDVACTSSGTKRKGDGSGMGNCTQCGICHSFSTDGRCISLLKILFTNECIFDCKYCVNRRSNDVVRTSFTPDEVCTLTMEFYRRNYIEGLFLSSGILVSPDYTMELICATLYKLRKECNFQGYIHVKAIPGASQELIQKAGFLADRMSVNLELPTAEGLKLLAPHKSRKNILAPMRLIQEGRNENSRELSLYRQAPRFVPAGQSTQMIIGATLESDYQIMKVTESLYKKFELKRVFYSAFVHVNEDKALPARTDDGPPLLREHRLYQADWLLRYYHFRADELLSEEEPNFNVLFDPKCNWALKHLEYFPVEINRADYEMLLRVPGLGYKSATRIVKARRLGTLDFADLKKLGVVLKRAVYFITCNGKTMYPLRIEEESIARNLLDSREKLPQEVRNLGYRQLSLFDDVRFRENFYEKDLCV
- a CDS encoding sensor histidine kinase; the encoded protein is MRRMTGQLLLILYSFLFLLLSPADLNFVVGFLVSLICIGMQMFLKDDWERYVLLICILAGSWYCVGICEFLPVLFYGFWTKENRGIMILAVAGGIFTGASGNVNLSHGQMYFLIVGILLSLVLKLKEEAYEELEQEYRKTRDDSKERNLLLQEKNRSLIEKQDYEIYTATLQERNRIAREIHDNVGHLLSRCILIVGAMKIVNEDEKLSSSIEQLEESLNTAMTSVRESVHDLHDDSVNLREVTEELVGEFTFCPVDLSYDMGYDVPREIKYGFIAIVKEALHNIVRHSDASKVKIVMREHPALYQLIVEDNGTVKEPIQSGGVKAVSREYQSGQGMGLRNMSDRVRMLGGMMQIVRKEGFRIFITIPKEVS
- a CDS encoding ABC transporter ATP-binding protein; this encodes MIHIENLVKRYGDLIALDHLNLDIKEGEIFGLLGPNGSGKSTAIGCMLALLKYDKGTIQIFGKNMTPDSYDIKKEIGVVMQNVAVFPQMSVRENVDYFCGLYVTDKQKRKKLVDEALDFVGLTEYAKKRPGKLSGGLLRRLNIACGIAHKPKLIIMDEPTVAVDPQSRNRILEGILELNRQGSTIIYTSHYMEEVEQICSRIAIIDHGHVLATGTCEELKNMIKTGETITIEAINLNPETLSEIRTMPNVFELTYEEQVLKIRLSGGKHNLISLLKYLGDHNISFGRVFSELPTLNDVFLEITGKELRD
- a CDS encoding RidA family protein — encoded protein: MKVIATEKAPAAIGPYSQAYVNNGVLYTSGQLGINPETGNLGGDTIEEQAEWSCKNVGEILKAAGTDYEHVLKTTCFLSDIADFGAFNEVYAKYFTSKPARSCFAVKDLPKGALCEIEVIAAVEE